A portion of the Platichthys flesus chromosome 7, fPlaFle2.1, whole genome shotgun sequence genome contains these proteins:
- the zhx3b gene encoding zinc fingers and homeoboxes protein 3 isoform X1 yields the protein MASKRKSSTPCMIPSKVIRPLEEAEQDFPALLCQSRIFGGGRQSPLDPSECSKPEAGDAIKDCTGTYTCKPCNFETQDLNLFLDHVYSGHPDFRADPSFCCLSCGVSAPKFEGLALHNARVHPSTWNTTLQLRKRDRRVVVEQKLISGTESGKDSEISISKTPIMRMLKGKSEPKRIVVPHPVSNDSPSDPLSVNSKEAKRKETTAVTVTHVPTIVHNGTAKVTLPSAIQIVNGSGALPMLKTPITQVVSVVQTRNFHQSAPITVSSNMSSSSSKNLPKVMIPLSSIPTYSASMDSSSFLKTSFSKFPYPTKAELCYLTVVTKFPEEQIKIWFTAQRLKQGISWSPEEIEEARRKMFNTIIQTAPSSAHNHIQSHHSPAQHTFTVLPASLGATGIPHILQGSLVSQAGVIVTQPMMANGIQLSSTPLALAVTPKPQAAARPMMQARPAAALVADKGISMVVGTVGSSTTLSNVISSSNSSRSGGGGTKNSIVSSSQASVINLSLGSSNHSNGRVSSVNGKHSNANAVCSDKNKIYVTSRATDKKTDISKANNTSIVHGDSKVTTDSKPKHTNGRTGSDGQRSKDANVTSNKNKTRTDDVDPSDPLNMKMDDASSPASKSSSPSPSAPPGSTSGSGTPVGAFLDPSFNKSKKSQVQLSALKDSFQGSQFPDQEEVDRLIARTGLTVREVRKWFSDRRYHFRNLKGVRTSTGAQNSKSGTVTGSGSGLPGSGTAGSANPVDLSESGSSSGAKTPQHGSAPLSPTATQTPTSPNTPSRRLPRQPSEDFTAIRYKEREPHQLKALEASFAEDPDPSGEEVDRLRSETKMTRREIHGWFAERRKKAAAEKKKEEADRALREEEVGVDGEERQKEDSSGELKVNPIKINLKMLKVTEASGKAEGEGLESSALPLLPSSTPASSPGSAQSSTPKPSQFSTLTPKPSNSPKPTAIRGKKTAEQLHLLKQVYARTQWPSAAQYDELISASGLPRPEVVRWFGDSRYVQKNGQLKWLESYQTMALEEELQTENTQILQAHLDVHGRAEETQILLPTQLQGLADESGLTTDLVRHWFATKASLPQTEQTVVTGPGPVAPGVAAEPQTTGFSPLESEPGGGTEEKMEQSVCGDATEPEEANTDKTVNPTKGTD from the exons ATGGCCAGCAAAAGGAAGTCATCTACTCCTTGTATGATACCCAGCAAGGTAATACGTCCTTTGGAGGAGGCTGAACAGGACTTCCctgctcttctctgtcagtCCAGGATTTTCGGAGGGGGCAGACAAAGCCCCCTTGACCCTTCAGAGTGTTCCAAACCAGAGGCAGGGGACGCCATCAAAGACTGTACTGGCACTTACACCTGTAAGCCTTGTAACTTTGAAACCCAGGACCTTAATTTGTTCTTGGATCATGTGTACTCCGGGCACCCAGACTTTCGCGCAGACCCCAGCTTCTGTTGCCTGAGCTGTGGGGTTTCGGCTCCCAAGTTTGAGGGTCTGGCCCTGCACAATGCCAGGGTTCACCCCAGCACTTGGAACACTACTTTACAGCTGAGGAAGAGGGACAGGAGGGTTGTGGTGGAGCAGAAACTGATAAGTGGGACAGAGTCTGGAAAGGACAGTGAAATTTCCATAAGCAAGACTCCAATAATGAGGATGCTGAAGGGCAAGTCGGAGCCCAAACGGATAGTGGTGCCTCATCCAGTCTCGAACGATTCTCCATCGGATCCTCTCTCAGTCAACTCCAAAGAGGCCAAGAGAAAAGAGACCACTGCAGTGACGGTCACGCATGTTCCCACAATAGTCCACAATGGAACCGCCAAGGTCACGCTGCCCTCAGCAATTCAGATCGTCAATGGCTCTGGAGCATTACCGATGCTCAAGACCCCCATCACACAG GTGGTTTCAGTGGTTCAGACCAGAAACTTTCATCAGTCTGCACCGATCACAGTCTCCTCAAAtatgtcctcctcttcctcaaaaaACCTCCCCAAg GTGATGATTCCCCTGAGCAGCATCCCTACGTACAGTGCCTCCATGGACTCATCTTCCTTCTTGAAGACCTCCTTCAGTAAATTCCCGTACCCCACGAAGGCTGAGCTCTGCTACCTGACTGTGGTCACAAAGTTTCCAGAAGAGCAGATTAAGATCTGGTTCACGGCCCAGAGACTTAAACAAGGCATCAGCTGGTCTCCCGAGGAGATTGAGGAGGCCAGGAGGAAGATGTTTAACACCATCATCCAGACAGCACCTTCCAGTGCACATAACCACATCCAGAGCCACCACAGCCCAGcccaacacacattcacagtcctGCCTGCGTCACTGGGAGCCACTGGGATCCCTCATATCCTGCAGGGATCCCTTGTTAGCCAAGCCGGAGTAATCGTAACACAGCCTATGATGGCCAATGGTATCCAGCTTAGCAGCACCCCTTTGGCCCTGGCCGTCACGCCTAAGCCCCAGGCAGCAGCCCGCCCCATGATGCAGGCCCGACCTGCTGCAGCCCTGGTGGCAGACAAAGGCATCAGCATGGTGGTGGGGACGGTGGGCAGCAGCACCACTTTGAGCAACGTCATTAGCAGCAGTAATAGTAGTAGGAGTGGGGGAGGGGGCACGAAAAACAGCATTGTCAGTAGCAGTCAAGCTAGTGTCATCAACCTTAGTCTGGGAAGCAGTAATCATAGTAACGGCAGGGTGAGCAGTGTCAATGGTAAACACAGCAATGCTAATGCAGTCTGTAGTGACAAGAACAAAATATATGTTACCAGCCGTGCAACTGATAAGAAAACTGATATCAGCAAAGCTAATAACACCAGCATTGTGCACGGTGACAGCAAAGTGACCACAGACAGTAAACCTAAACACACTAACGGCAGAACGGGCAGTGATGGACAGAGGAGTAAAGATGCTAATGTTAccagcaacaaaaataaaacgaGGACAGATGATGTTGACCCCAGTGACCCTCTAAATATGAAAATGGATGACGCTTCTTCCCCTGCCTCCAAATCGTCCTCCCCCTcgccttcagctcctccaggcagCACATCTGGCTCCGGGACGCCAGTCGGTGCGTTCCTCGACCCCAGCTTTAACAAGAGCAAGAAGTCTCAAGTGCAGCTCAGTGCACTGAAGGACAGCTTTCAGGGCAGCCAGTTTCCCGACCAGGAGGAGGTTGACCGCCTCATTGCTCGGACTGGGCTCACAGTGCGAGAAGTTCGCAAGTGGTTCAGTGACCGGCGCTACCACTTTCGGAATCTCAAAGGGGTGCGCACGAGCACAGGTGCACAGAACAGCAAGTCTGGCACTGTAACAGGGAGCGGTTCAGGTTTGCCAGGGAGTGGCACCGCTGGCAGTGCCAACCCTGTTGACTTGTCAGAGAGTGGCAGCAGCTCTGGTGCCAAAACGCCACAGCACGGCTCGGCACCCCTGAGTCCCACGGCAACACAGACACCCACCTCACCCAACACGCCATCCCGCCGACTCCCCAGACAACCATCTGAAGATTTCACAGCTATCCGCTACAAGGAGAGAGAACCCCATCAG TTGAAGGCACTCGAGGCCAGTTTTGCAGAGGATCCCGACCCATCTGGAGAAGAGGTGGACAGGCTGCGATCTGAGACCAAGATGACCAGGAGGGAGATCCACGGCTGGTTtgctgagaggaggaagaaagccgcagctgagaagaagaaggaggaggcagATCGGgcactgagagaggaggaggtgggggttgATGGGGAGGAACGACAGAAAGAGGACAGTTCAGGAGAACTGAAAGTCAACCCCATTAAGATTAATCTGAAGatgctgaaggtcacagaggCCAGTGGCAAAGCGGAGGGCGAAGGGTTGGAGAGCTCTGCTTTACCGCTTCTGCCCAGCAGCACACCTGCATCCTCCCCAGGCTCTGCCCAATCCTCCACCCCCAAACCATCCCAGTTCTCCACCCTGACCCCCAAACCATCCAACTCTCCCAAACCCACAGCCATCCGCGGCAAGAAGACAGCAGAGCAGCTTCACCTGCTCAAACAAGTCTACGCCCGCACCCAGTGGCCCAGTGCTGCTCAGTACGATGAGCTCATCTCAGCTTCGGGACTGCCCAGACCTGAGGTGGTGCGCTGGTTTGGGGACTCCCGGTATGTGCAGAAGAACGGCCAGCTGAAGTGGCTGGAGTCGTACCAGACCATGGCTCTTGAGGAGGAACTCCAGACGGAGAACACGCAGATCCTCCAGGCACATCTGGATGTACACGGCAGAGCGGAGGAGACGCAG
- the zhx3b gene encoding zinc fingers and homeoboxes protein 3 isoform X2 yields the protein MASKRKSSTPCMIPSKVIRPLEEAEQDFPALLCQSRIFGGGRQSPLDPSECSKPEAGDAIKDCTGTYTCKPCNFETQDLNLFLDHVYSGHPDFRADPSFCCLSCGVSAPKFEGLALHNARVHPSTWNTTLQLRKRDRRVVVEQKLISGTESGKDSEISISKTPIMRMLKGKSEPKRIVVPHPVSNDSPSDPLSVNSKEAKRKETTAVTVTHVPTIVHNGTAKVTLPSAIQIVNGSGALPMLKTPITQVVSVVQTRNFHQSAPITVSSNMSSSSSKNLPKVMIPLSSIPTYSASMDSSSFLKTSFSKFPYPTKAELCYLTVVTKFPEEQIKIWFTAQRLKQGISWSPEEIEEARRKMFNTIIQTAPSSAHNHIQSHHSPAQHTFTVLPASLGATGIPHILQGSLVSQAGVIVTQPMMANGIQLSSTPLALAVTPKPQAAARPMMQARPAAALVADKGISMVVGTVGSSTTLSNVISSSNSSRSGGGGTKNSIVSSSQASVINLSLGSSNHSNGRVSSVNGKHSNANAVCSDKNKIYVTSRATDKKTDISKANNTSIVHGDSKVTTDSKPKHTNGRTGSDGQRSKDANVTSNKNKTRTDDVDPSDPLNMKMDDASSPASKSSSPSPSAPPGSTSGSGTPVGAFLDPSFNKSKKSQVQLSALKDSFQGSQFPDQEEVDRLIARTGLTVREVRKWFSDRRYHFRNLKGVRTSTGAQNSKSGTVTGSGSGLPGSGTAGSANPVDLSESGSSSGAKTPQHGSAPLSPTATQTPTSPNTPSRRLPRQPSEDFTAIRYKEREPHQLKALEASFAEDPDPSGEEVDRLRSETKMTRREIHGWFAERRKKAAAEKKKEEADRALREEEVGVDGEERQKEDSSGELKVNPIKINLKMLKVTEASGKAEGEGLESSALPLLPSSTPASSPGSAQSSTPKPSQFSTLTPKPSNSPKPTAIRGKKTAEQLHLLKQVYARTQWPSAAQYDELISASGLPRPEVVRWFGDSRYVQKNGQLKWLESYQTMALEEELQTENTQILQAHLDVHGRAEETQLQGLADESGLTTDLVRHWFATKASLPQTEQTVVTGPGPVAPGVAAEPQTTGFSPLESEPGGGTEEKMEQSVCGDATEPEEANTDKTVNPTKGTD from the exons ATGGCCAGCAAAAGGAAGTCATCTACTCCTTGTATGATACCCAGCAAGGTAATACGTCCTTTGGAGGAGGCTGAACAGGACTTCCctgctcttctctgtcagtCCAGGATTTTCGGAGGGGGCAGACAAAGCCCCCTTGACCCTTCAGAGTGTTCCAAACCAGAGGCAGGGGACGCCATCAAAGACTGTACTGGCACTTACACCTGTAAGCCTTGTAACTTTGAAACCCAGGACCTTAATTTGTTCTTGGATCATGTGTACTCCGGGCACCCAGACTTTCGCGCAGACCCCAGCTTCTGTTGCCTGAGCTGTGGGGTTTCGGCTCCCAAGTTTGAGGGTCTGGCCCTGCACAATGCCAGGGTTCACCCCAGCACTTGGAACACTACTTTACAGCTGAGGAAGAGGGACAGGAGGGTTGTGGTGGAGCAGAAACTGATAAGTGGGACAGAGTCTGGAAAGGACAGTGAAATTTCCATAAGCAAGACTCCAATAATGAGGATGCTGAAGGGCAAGTCGGAGCCCAAACGGATAGTGGTGCCTCATCCAGTCTCGAACGATTCTCCATCGGATCCTCTCTCAGTCAACTCCAAAGAGGCCAAGAGAAAAGAGACCACTGCAGTGACGGTCACGCATGTTCCCACAATAGTCCACAATGGAACCGCCAAGGTCACGCTGCCCTCAGCAATTCAGATCGTCAATGGCTCTGGAGCATTACCGATGCTCAAGACCCCCATCACACAG GTGGTTTCAGTGGTTCAGACCAGAAACTTTCATCAGTCTGCACCGATCACAGTCTCCTCAAAtatgtcctcctcttcctcaaaaaACCTCCCCAAg GTGATGATTCCCCTGAGCAGCATCCCTACGTACAGTGCCTCCATGGACTCATCTTCCTTCTTGAAGACCTCCTTCAGTAAATTCCCGTACCCCACGAAGGCTGAGCTCTGCTACCTGACTGTGGTCACAAAGTTTCCAGAAGAGCAGATTAAGATCTGGTTCACGGCCCAGAGACTTAAACAAGGCATCAGCTGGTCTCCCGAGGAGATTGAGGAGGCCAGGAGGAAGATGTTTAACACCATCATCCAGACAGCACCTTCCAGTGCACATAACCACATCCAGAGCCACCACAGCCCAGcccaacacacattcacagtcctGCCTGCGTCACTGGGAGCCACTGGGATCCCTCATATCCTGCAGGGATCCCTTGTTAGCCAAGCCGGAGTAATCGTAACACAGCCTATGATGGCCAATGGTATCCAGCTTAGCAGCACCCCTTTGGCCCTGGCCGTCACGCCTAAGCCCCAGGCAGCAGCCCGCCCCATGATGCAGGCCCGACCTGCTGCAGCCCTGGTGGCAGACAAAGGCATCAGCATGGTGGTGGGGACGGTGGGCAGCAGCACCACTTTGAGCAACGTCATTAGCAGCAGTAATAGTAGTAGGAGTGGGGGAGGGGGCACGAAAAACAGCATTGTCAGTAGCAGTCAAGCTAGTGTCATCAACCTTAGTCTGGGAAGCAGTAATCATAGTAACGGCAGGGTGAGCAGTGTCAATGGTAAACACAGCAATGCTAATGCAGTCTGTAGTGACAAGAACAAAATATATGTTACCAGCCGTGCAACTGATAAGAAAACTGATATCAGCAAAGCTAATAACACCAGCATTGTGCACGGTGACAGCAAAGTGACCACAGACAGTAAACCTAAACACACTAACGGCAGAACGGGCAGTGATGGACAGAGGAGTAAAGATGCTAATGTTAccagcaacaaaaataaaacgaGGACAGATGATGTTGACCCCAGTGACCCTCTAAATATGAAAATGGATGACGCTTCTTCCCCTGCCTCCAAATCGTCCTCCCCCTcgccttcagctcctccaggcagCACATCTGGCTCCGGGACGCCAGTCGGTGCGTTCCTCGACCCCAGCTTTAACAAGAGCAAGAAGTCTCAAGTGCAGCTCAGTGCACTGAAGGACAGCTTTCAGGGCAGCCAGTTTCCCGACCAGGAGGAGGTTGACCGCCTCATTGCTCGGACTGGGCTCACAGTGCGAGAAGTTCGCAAGTGGTTCAGTGACCGGCGCTACCACTTTCGGAATCTCAAAGGGGTGCGCACGAGCACAGGTGCACAGAACAGCAAGTCTGGCACTGTAACAGGGAGCGGTTCAGGTTTGCCAGGGAGTGGCACCGCTGGCAGTGCCAACCCTGTTGACTTGTCAGAGAGTGGCAGCAGCTCTGGTGCCAAAACGCCACAGCACGGCTCGGCACCCCTGAGTCCCACGGCAACACAGACACCCACCTCACCCAACACGCCATCCCGCCGACTCCCCAGACAACCATCTGAAGATTTCACAGCTATCCGCTACAAGGAGAGAGAACCCCATCAG TTGAAGGCACTCGAGGCCAGTTTTGCAGAGGATCCCGACCCATCTGGAGAAGAGGTGGACAGGCTGCGATCTGAGACCAAGATGACCAGGAGGGAGATCCACGGCTGGTTtgctgagaggaggaagaaagccgcagctgagaagaagaaggaggaggcagATCGGgcactgagagaggaggaggtgggggttgATGGGGAGGAACGACAGAAAGAGGACAGTTCAGGAGAACTGAAAGTCAACCCCATTAAGATTAATCTGAAGatgctgaaggtcacagaggCCAGTGGCAAAGCGGAGGGCGAAGGGTTGGAGAGCTCTGCTTTACCGCTTCTGCCCAGCAGCACACCTGCATCCTCCCCAGGCTCTGCCCAATCCTCCACCCCCAAACCATCCCAGTTCTCCACCCTGACCCCCAAACCATCCAACTCTCCCAAACCCACAGCCATCCGCGGCAAGAAGACAGCAGAGCAGCTTCACCTGCTCAAACAAGTCTACGCCCGCACCCAGTGGCCCAGTGCTGCTCAGTACGATGAGCTCATCTCAGCTTCGGGACTGCCCAGACCTGAGGTGGTGCGCTGGTTTGGGGACTCCCGGTATGTGCAGAAGAACGGCCAGCTGAAGTGGCTGGAGTCGTACCAGACCATGGCTCTTGAGGAGGAACTCCAGACGGAGAACACGCAGATCCTCCAGGCACATCTGGATGTACACGGCAGAGCGGAGGAGACGCAG